A single window of Sinorhizobium sp. RAC02 DNA harbors:
- a CDS encoding ATP-binding protein, which yields MSRDDRKRAIGKVVSVAADRFVVEMHAGTDNFTVVGFDDVHYVARLGSFLMIPVQTEYVVVEVVGLRERDLASAGRGEGELDKAASAKYLDVVPVGMLPQNRGDPFRFGVSVFPSLYADALYALDAELDRVFETDRPSEPAPGLNGAAPVPDDATRFRALSIGRSVVFDGYDVKVRIDDFFGGHTAVLGNTGSGKSCTVASVLQSLFDKADEFQARGATFVVFDVNGEYANALMPLAKENGIGVAHVVLDGTASDGKFRLPHWFLEQSEWELLLQASERTQIPVLRTALGLTGLFRKSTPEALAIKEHFIATCVIECFRGADGDSPVAKFQRVVSLLQKYPTKDLNTNLLQKYGANYQYGNFSGGNLAPFLDEVRKKLREGVDLPSYNRSPFTFDDLEECLDFAILYEEAHGNRQIRDYCSQMFTRFKSLRDRSEYAFMRYDIKPGETIPTMEAFLEQLLGLSKNGKHWQKRHQIIIVDMNAVEDEIVELVSSVLARMTFRLLRQAEPRNRFPVHLLLEEAHRYISETPSKYAIDASKIYERIAKEGRKYGLFLLVASQRPSELSKTVLSQCSNFVVHRIQNPDDLSQIRQMTPFISEAVLKRLPSLPKQHALVFGTSVNLPTTFKVRAAKPLPKSDDAKIRELWFHEEGRAAQIRISVPPVQNVGPGGVFG from the coding sequence ATGAGCCGCGACGACCGCAAACGCGCCATCGGCAAGGTGGTCTCCGTCGCAGCGGACCGCTTCGTCGTCGAGATGCACGCCGGCACGGATAATTTCACCGTCGTCGGGTTCGATGACGTTCACTATGTCGCCCGTCTGGGCTCGTTCCTGATGATTCCAGTTCAGACGGAATATGTCGTAGTTGAGGTTGTCGGCCTGCGAGAGCGGGACCTCGCCAGCGCCGGCCGAGGCGAAGGGGAGTTGGACAAGGCGGCGTCAGCGAAATATCTCGATGTCGTACCAGTGGGAATGCTGCCTCAGAATCGCGGCGATCCGTTCCGCTTCGGCGTATCCGTCTTTCCATCGCTCTACGCGGATGCGCTGTATGCTCTCGATGCGGAACTAGATCGTGTGTTCGAGACCGATAGGCCGAGCGAACCTGCGCCGGGCCTGAATGGCGCTGCACCAGTACCTGATGATGCGACGCGCTTTCGTGCCCTGTCGATCGGTCGATCGGTGGTGTTCGACGGCTACGACGTCAAAGTCCGGATCGACGATTTTTTCGGCGGACATACCGCTGTGCTTGGGAATACGGGGAGCGGCAAGTCATGCACCGTGGCCTCGGTGCTCCAGTCGTTGTTCGACAAGGCGGACGAGTTCCAAGCCCGAGGGGCGACCTTCGTGGTATTCGACGTGAACGGGGAATACGCCAATGCGCTGATGCCGCTCGCCAAAGAGAATGGCATTGGAGTCGCTCACGTTGTTCTGGATGGGACCGCGTCCGACGGAAAGTTCCGCCTTCCGCATTGGTTCCTAGAGCAATCCGAATGGGAGCTGCTGCTGCAAGCCAGCGAGCGGACCCAAATTCCGGTTCTTCGTACAGCTTTGGGTCTGACAGGGCTGTTTCGGAAGAGCACTCCGGAAGCGCTGGCGATCAAGGAGCACTTTATCGCCACCTGTGTCATTGAGTGCTTCCGGGGTGCTGATGGGGACTCGCCGGTCGCAAAGTTTCAGCGTGTCGTGTCGTTATTGCAGAAGTATCCGACGAAAGACTTGAACACTAACCTTCTGCAAAAATACGGGGCAAACTACCAGTACGGCAATTTCTCCGGCGGAAATCTGGCCCCATTTCTGGATGAGGTTCGCAAAAAGCTCCGGGAGGGTGTTGATCTACCATCCTACAATCGGTCGCCATTCACATTTGATGATCTTGAAGAGTGCCTGGATTTTGCGATCCTTTACGAAGAAGCGCATGGCAACAGGCAAATTCGTGATTACTGCTCTCAGATGTTTACCCGATTCAAGTCGCTCCGCGATAGATCCGAATATGCCTTCATGCGCTATGACATCAAGCCGGGTGAAACCATACCGACCATGGAGGCTTTCCTTGAGCAGCTCCTTGGATTGTCAAAGAATGGCAAGCATTGGCAAAAACGCCATCAGATCATTATCGTCGATATGAATGCTGTTGAGGACGAGATAGTCGAACTGGTCTCCTCGGTACTCGCGCGCATGACATTCCGCTTGCTCAGGCAAGCCGAGCCAAGAAACCGCTTTCCCGTTCACCTCTTGCTTGAGGAGGCCCATCGTTACATCTCCGAGACACCCTCAAAATATGCGATTGACGCCAGCAAGATCTACGAGCGCATCGCCAAGGAGGGGCGAAAGTACGGGCTTTTCTTGTTGGTCGCATCGCAACGACCAAGCGAACTTTCGAAAACCGTTCTCTCGCAGTGCTCGAATTTTGTAGTCCATAGAATCCAGAATCCGGATGACCTCTCCCAGATCCGGCAGATGACGCCTTTCATTTCGGAAGCGGTTCTGAAGCGTTTACCCTCTTTGCCGAAGCAGCACGCGCTCGTTTTCGGAACATCCGTGAACCTCCCGACCACTTTCAAGGTCCGAGCAGCGAAACCGCTTCCGAAAAGCGATGACGCGAAGATCAGGGAACTCTGGTTCCACGAAGAGGGACGTGCGGCTCAAATCCGGATCTCTGTGCCACCTGTCCAGAATGTCGGTCCAGGGGGCGTATTCGGCTGA
- a CDS encoding SIR2 family protein codes for MADSNGEEPKKLTFQFLRGSDADAGELEWPAGADVVRKALSESLHAKNVAFLLGAGCSSYYSKETDILGDEEWREVGIPTMAPLAKEFTKAQTVDEAGFPTSAERKVLTDEFGIDIGDKEYARNLERLMELLFSLRFSLSRSMLAKAKDNLKVVNSIIQKVQAFLWRNCTNGAFANGDSTVLALYETFYRKLVLRDRSLPRPWIFTTNYDLFNETAMDRLGLPYANGFSGVVERRFNPATFRYALAEQLDVTNRKWSAVDGFVYLCKIHGSISWTEDDHGLFPIRETAVSKGQGPGKVMIYPTPAKQNSSLGSPYADLFREFQSRIVREQSVLFTMGYAFGDEHINNIIYQALTIPTFRLVSFVDPTLEGEVAKLRALNDPRIWIIGGSGPQADRKAHYFDTIIDEFMPQRPSERIDDAIRKVLEAMSPKKTEAPSTDGDSE; via the coding sequence GTGGCAGATTCCAATGGAGAAGAGCCTAAGAAATTGACATTTCAATTTCTTAGGGGGAGCGATGCTGACGCCGGTGAGCTCGAATGGCCAGCCGGCGCCGATGTCGTCAGGAAAGCGCTATCGGAATCGTTGCACGCAAAGAATGTCGCGTTCCTATTAGGCGCAGGGTGCTCATCATACTATTCCAAGGAGACTGACATCCTGGGGGACGAGGAGTGGCGGGAGGTCGGCATCCCAACCATGGCACCGCTCGCCAAGGAGTTCACAAAAGCACAAACCGTCGACGAAGCAGGGTTTCCGACCTCCGCTGAGCGGAAAGTTCTCACCGACGAGTTCGGGATCGATATTGGCGACAAAGAATATGCCCGCAACCTTGAACGGTTGATGGAATTGCTGTTCAGCCTTCGGTTCTCGCTTTCCCGAAGCATGCTTGCGAAGGCAAAAGACAATCTGAAGGTCGTAAATTCGATCATCCAGAAGGTTCAGGCTTTCCTTTGGCGAAATTGTACGAATGGGGCGTTCGCCAATGGCGACAGCACCGTCTTGGCGCTCTACGAGACGTTCTACAGAAAGCTGGTTCTGCGTGATCGCTCGCTGCCGCGCCCGTGGATTTTCACCACCAACTATGACCTTTTCAACGAGACGGCGATGGACCGGCTCGGTTTGCCTTATGCCAACGGTTTCTCCGGTGTGGTCGAGCGCCGCTTCAATCCGGCGACCTTCCGCTATGCCCTTGCCGAGCAACTCGATGTGACCAACCGGAAATGGTCGGCTGTTGATGGCTTCGTCTATCTCTGCAAAATCCATGGGTCGATTAGCTGGACGGAAGACGATCACGGCTTGTTCCCGATCCGCGAAACGGCTGTCTCGAAAGGGCAGGGACCGGGCAAGGTGATGATCTATCCCACCCCCGCGAAGCAAAATTCTAGCCTCGGATCGCCCTATGCCGACCTGTTTCGTGAGTTCCAGTCGCGGATCGTGAGGGAGCAAAGCGTTCTCTTCACCATGGGGTATGCCTTCGGCGATGAGCACATCAACAACATCATCTACCAGGCGCTGACCATACCGACGTTCCGCCTAGTAAGTTTCGTCGATCCGACGCTTGAGGGAGAGGTGGCGAAACTCCGCGCCCTAAACGATCCCCGCATCTGGATCATCGGTGGCAGCGGCCCACAGGCCGACCGCAAGGCGCATTATTTCGATACAATCATCGATGAGTTCATGCCCCAACGGCCGAGCGAGCGCATTGACGATGCAATTCGGAAAGTGCTGGAGGCGATGTCCCCGAAGAAGACTGAGGCTCCGTCCACCGATGGAGACAGCGAATGA
- a CDS encoding macro domain-containing protein has translation MGSGESGSGLPTVLGSNLRRFDGRAMLDFIQGDLFDTKADIRVNTVNCVGVMGAGVALAFKQHYPEMFKEYRDDCKAGRVRPGKMHVWKSLSGDWVINFPTKRDWRDPSRYEDIDAGLDDLRAYLDTVGPVTVALPALGCGHGGLDWDRVSEMIRQKLDGVNAHVFVFEPAASHRAGKTVTQPSSDERGSVEQLGYKILEDHPYASKATSPLFVMGRQDLLRRKWLALLPSRQPSDREMKALHSIAAELAVSGADVTVALAYGTKISEEIADLFAQKGVETVLLLPFGVLTRKPLAKKRGVDQSHPLTIASSAPPNSKWSRPLFAQTMDMLRTNANAALLSDPEPEWLTNRGSDKWAQASIAYVKYEQSPSFVRDTLDRIGAKPIGRRIETGAPNLDHLLTALRNRLSAPPRNQSEDLRQDVRVPETGRENSLSFSLIGISEDTKRELLEALLKANAGVQALTVQLSSDVNDDNLHRLYEIGFRRESISHELTPPAKAQPVDPTQSSDDEAGLIGN, from the coding sequence GTGGGATCAGGCGAAAGCGGATCTGGTTTACCGACGGTGCTTGGCAGCAATTTAAGAAGGTTTGACGGAAGAGCGATGCTGGATTTTATACAAGGCGACCTATTCGACACAAAGGCCGACATTCGCGTGAACACGGTCAACTGTGTCGGTGTCATGGGTGCCGGTGTCGCCTTGGCGTTCAAGCAGCACTATCCCGAAATGTTCAAGGAGTATCGAGATGACTGCAAAGCTGGCCGTGTGCGACCTGGAAAAATGCACGTATGGAAATCCCTGAGCGGCGATTGGGTCATAAACTTCCCTACGAAACGCGATTGGCGCGACCCTTCGCGATATGAAGACATTGATGCTGGTTTAGATGATCTCCGTGCCTACCTTGATACCGTCGGGCCGGTAACGGTTGCCCTGCCTGCTTTGGGATGCGGTCATGGAGGGTTGGATTGGGACCGCGTATCCGAAATGATCCGTCAAAAGCTTGACGGAGTGAACGCTCATGTCTTCGTTTTCGAGCCGGCAGCATCCCACAGAGCCGGCAAGACTGTGACACAACCTTCCTCGGACGAGCGAGGTAGTGTTGAGCAGTTGGGCTACAAAATCCTTGAGGATCATCCCTACGCATCGAAGGCTACAAGCCCCCTGTTCGTGATGGGTCGGCAAGATCTGCTGAGGCGTAAATGGCTGGCGCTTCTGCCTTCGCGCCAGCCGAGCGATCGGGAAATGAAAGCGCTGCATTCGATCGCAGCGGAACTCGCGGTCTCCGGGGCAGACGTCACGGTGGCGCTCGCTTACGGAACGAAAATCAGCGAGGAAATTGCGGATCTGTTCGCGCAAAAAGGCGTTGAGACCGTCCTCCTGCTTCCATTTGGCGTTTTGACCCGCAAACCGTTAGCCAAAAAACGTGGTGTCGATCAATCTCATCCACTTACGATTGCATCGAGCGCCCCTCCTAATTCCAAATGGAGTCGCCCGTTGTTCGCCCAGACGATGGACATGCTTCGCACAAATGCTAACGCCGCTCTACTCTCGGACCCGGAACCTGAATGGTTGACCAACAGAGGATCAGACAAGTGGGCTCAAGCGTCGATCGCATATGTTAAATACGAACAGTCCCCGTCCTTTGTGCGTGATACGCTGGATCGAATCGGCGCGAAGCCGATTGGTCGGCGCATAGAAACCGGAGCACCCAACCTCGACCATTTGCTCACGGCACTTCGAAACCGTTTATCGGCTCCACCCCGAAACCAAAGCGAAGACCTGCGGCAAGACGTGCGAGTGCCTGAGACTGGTCGGGAGAACAGCTTAAGTTTTTCTTTGATCGGGATTTCTGAAGACACGAAACGTGAGTTGCTGGAAGCGTTGCTGAAGGCTAATGCAGGGGTTCAAGCGCTGACTGTGCAGCTGTCTTCTGACGTCAATGACGACAATCTTCATCGTTTGTATGAGATTGGTTTTAGGCGGGAGAGTATTTCGCACGAACTTACGCCTCCAGCAAAGGCGCAGCCGGTCGATCCCACCCAATCTAGCGATGACGAGGCGGGGCTGATCGGAAACTGA
- a CDS encoding DarT ssDNA thymidine ADP-ribosyltransferase family protein: protein MPIPVQFAHRFIYHFSHIENLPGLLQTGFLATNHHAFPRRHRSIASAGIQERRATMNVTCGPGGCVHDYVPFYFGALSPMLLGVVNAKNVDQYDILYFEFPISIVDRPDTVFTNASANTAIPPQFYASGDQLDQLDWAAIDYTKWGSLDEAHRHRRMAEALVHGYVPVTAASRCVVWNDSVKKRVQQIVGNSAFPAIEFEDRSRRHYYKNLELKDGSSLVKGPGEILLHYNHYKNHVIQNGGKHVATADFKNLTALLAGLRANFGCVPHTAELVGLASANAGIHKQTVDLHTKDVVERLVSLPGYAALGDRQKKLAEIAAYLHDIGKGPKARWTSNGGLQKVDPNHPVGAMPMMAEILTKHVGTVKPNSAATLMKLVCYHDLVGDVLGRDRDERQIIDVVDDKDELNMLFVLGQADVLSLQEHWWDQAKADLVYRRCLAAI, encoded by the coding sequence ATGCCAATTCCAGTGCAGTTCGCACATCGCTTCATCTATCATTTTTCTCATATCGAAAATCTACCGGGCCTTCTTCAAACCGGTTTTTTGGCGACCAATCATCACGCCTTTCCCAGACGACACCGATCTATCGCTTCTGCGGGGATCCAGGAGCGCCGCGCCACGATGAATGTCACTTGTGGACCTGGAGGTTGCGTACATGACTACGTGCCGTTCTATTTCGGTGCTTTGAGCCCGATGCTCCTCGGCGTGGTGAACGCGAAGAACGTTGATCAATACGACATTCTTTATTTCGAGTTCCCGATCTCTATCGTCGATCGGCCGGACACCGTCTTTACAAACGCATCGGCGAACACCGCGATTCCTCCACAATTCTACGCATCAGGCGATCAACTCGATCAGCTCGATTGGGCCGCGATTGATTATACGAAGTGGGGGAGCCTGGATGAAGCGCACCGCCACCGGCGCATGGCTGAGGCTCTAGTACACGGCTATGTTCCAGTTACCGCCGCTTCGCGCTGTGTCGTCTGGAATGATAGCGTGAAAAAGCGGGTTCAGCAGATCGTTGGCAATTCGGCATTTCCCGCCATCGAGTTCGAGGATCGAAGCCGCAGACATTACTACAAAAACCTAGAACTAAAAGACGGCTCGAGCCTGGTTAAAGGACCGGGCGAGATACTCCTGCACTATAACCATTACAAGAATCACGTCATTCAGAACGGTGGGAAGCACGTCGCGACCGCAGACTTCAAAAACCTCACCGCGCTGCTCGCTGGACTTCGTGCCAATTTCGGTTGCGTCCCGCACACCGCCGAACTCGTGGGTTTAGCATCCGCCAATGCTGGTATCCACAAACAGACTGTTGATTTGCATACCAAGGACGTCGTTGAGCGCCTTGTCAGTCTACCGGGATATGCGGCCCTCGGAGACAGGCAAAAGAAGCTCGCCGAGATTGCCGCTTATTTGCACGATATCGGAAAAGGTCCGAAGGCACGGTGGACCAGCAATGGAGGCCTTCAGAAGGTTGATCCCAATCATCCCGTCGGCGCCATGCCGATGATGGCCGAGATCCTAACCAAACATGTTGGAACCGTAAAGCCAAACTCGGCGGCGACGTTGATGAAATTGGTGTGCTATCATGATCTAGTTGGTGATGTCTTAGGCCGCGACCGAGACGAACGGCAAATCATCGATGTCGTTGATGACAAAGACGAGCTCAATATGCTCTTCGTCCTTGGTCAAGCGGACGTCCTGTCGCTACAGGAGCACTGGTGGGATCAGGCGAAAGCGGATCTGGTTTACCGACGGTGCTTGGCAGCAATTTAA